In Pedobacter sp. W3I1, one DNA window encodes the following:
- a CDS encoding RICIN domain-containing protein: MKTKFSTSGPFSILMLGVLLLVGSCRKGELPHPDTSKDPLSIKGKLGAIPPNETPLSATNGTFYIVNRKSGKVLDVGGFQTADGANVSQYGGTGGTNQKWNLTLLSGGYYSIIGVHSSKGLQVDQAGTADGNNVNIFTYSGATNQQWLFTSLGNGYYRIVNRNSGKDLDVANQSIDDGANVDQWTYWGGENQQWSLLTVNATGQLGWVLNSTGVPADVVTRITNAMNDACSRYNAGANWPSRTLTVQYNTGVPTADGSTNGNIRFGANTSYQNVRTAMHEIAHTYGVGLSTGWTSNTSTGDFPGANTVALVKIFDGQSGAVHTGGGHFWPYGLNYDNEWSEANAFRHVKLVFAMRSDGM, encoded by the coding sequence ATGAAAACAAAATTCTCTACCTCAGGTCCGTTCAGCATCTTGATGCTTGGCGTTCTTTTACTTGTCGGCAGTTGCAGAAAAGGCGAGCTCCCCCATCCAGACACAAGCAAAGATCCGCTTTCGATCAAGGGAAAACTGGGTGCAATACCACCTAATGAAACTCCACTATCCGCAACTAACGGCACCTTTTACATCGTGAACCGCAAAAGCGGGAAAGTTCTCGATGTTGGTGGATTTCAGACTGCAGATGGCGCTAATGTTTCCCAGTACGGCGGTACAGGCGGAACCAATCAAAAATGGAATTTAACCCTGCTTTCTGGCGGTTACTATTCAATTATTGGCGTGCATAGCTCCAAAGGCTTACAGGTAGACCAGGCAGGAACAGCCGACGGAAACAATGTAAATATATTTACCTATTCAGGAGCAACCAACCAGCAGTGGCTATTTACTTCACTTGGCAATGGCTATTATCGTATTGTAAACAGAAACAGCGGTAAGGACCTCGATGTCGCCAATCAGTCAATTGATGATGGGGCCAATGTAGACCAATGGACTTACTGGGGCGGAGAGAACCAGCAGTGGTCTTTACTAACAGTTAATGCAACCGGCCAATTGGGCTGGGTACTTAACAGCACTGGAGTACCTGCCGATGTAGTAACACGCATTACCAATGCCATGAACGATGCCTGTTCGAGGTATAATGCAGGTGCCAACTGGCCATCGCGCACGCTTACGGTACAATATAACACCGGTGTGCCTACAGCCGACGGCAGTACGAATGGAAATATACGTTTCGGTGCAAACACCAGTTACCAGAATGTTCGTACGGCAATGCACGAAATTGCACATACTTATGGCGTGGGGCTAAGCACCGGGTGGACATCAAATACCTCTACAGGCGATTTCCCGGGAGCCAATACCGTAGCACTTGTTAAGATTTTTGATGGTCAAAGTGGTGCCGTACACACAGGAGGCGGGCATTTTTGGCCTTACGGTTTAAACTACGACAATGAATGGAGCGAAGCAAATGCCTTTAGACACGTAAAATTAGTTTTTGCTATGCGATCGGACGGAATGTAG